In Mesoaciditoga lauensis cd-1655R = DSM 25116, the genomic window TTGGAATTTATTTTTTGTTTTGGAAATGAGGCAGGGAAGTATTTTATTAGAATCTATAGTGTTTTTGGTATTATCCCTTTTGATGTTTCTTCTTATTTTTAACGGTGTGGAAAGAATGTGGGACAGGCAACATCAAATTGAAAGAAATTCAATCGTGCTTTCTTTGATGCTATCCGTTCGTAACGTTAAAAGAACTGGAGATGTTCCAGAAGGTTTAAAAACATACATGGGGGATTATTCTTGTTGTGAGAGCATGCAGAAGAGGCAGTATAACGATTCAAATTCTGGTAGCGATGATCATATACACGATATCGGTGGCAACGATTTTTGAGTCAGTCTCTTACCTGTTGAAGAATCTATCTATGCTTTCCGCCAAAGAAAATGAAATAAAGCAATTTGAATACGTTATGTTCTACATAAATTCCCAAATAAAGGGAAAAGTTCCATTTAAGATCGTAAGCGGAGCGAATTGGTCAGTACTGGTATTGGACACCAACCCCGTTTTGGGGTTTGAAATTTTCAGTTCAAATGATTTAAACACTCTAAGACGAATCGTTGGAAAAGGAAATTTCGATTTTTCAACTCTTCAAAAGGGAGTTGGACTCACATTTTTTAACGGACATAATTTCAGTGGGTTCAACACGATTTATAAAGGGGAAAAAAGGATGAATTTCGAAATGGAAGGAAAGCATCTTTTATTCAGATGGGGAGAAAGATGGTTTTATCTTATGTGAAAGGTGATTTTAATGATAAACGTAAACGGAAAGTCCTATCCTACAATAAGTGACATAATGAAGGTGCCGGAAAACGAACGAAAAGGAGAAGACTATCTCAACAAGATGAGTGGTATCTTTCTGGTAACCTCTTCTTCTTTTAAAAATACGTCAACCGGCAACGTGTTCACGCAGGCTACGGTATGTGATGACAAAAAAGTTGCAAACGTTAAGATATGGGAAAAGGTTGAAGCCGGTAGCCTTATATTCTCTCATTATGAATACAGTTCGACTTACCATTCATTTTCACTTAAACCCATAAGAATAGTGAATGCTGAAAAGGCGCCTGAAATCGCGGAAGCCTTAACGCCTCATTTTGATGTGGGAAACTTAGAAAGATGTTTGAAATATCTGATAAAAAGCGTTGAAAATGTTCATTTAAGAAAATTGTTAGAAGAGATATTCAGGAAGGACTCTCAATTTTACACCTCTTTTGTGAATGCAACGGCCGCCTCTCAAAACCATCACGTAGGAAGAGGCGGCCTTTTTT contains:
- a CDS encoding 3'-5' exoribonuclease YhaM family protein, which gives rise to MINVNGKSYPTISDIMKVPENERKGEDYLNKMSGIFLVTSSSFKNTSTGNVFTQATVCDDKKVANVKIWEKVEAGSLIFSHYEYSSTYHSFSLKPIRIVNAEKAPEIAEALTPHFDVGNLERCLKYLIKSVENVHLRKLLEEIFRKDSQFYTSFVNATAASQNHHVGRGGLFFHTISMTKIALNLISSYPNLNRDLIVTGCLIHDIGKVETYKDAPTFDYTDEGKLENHIVLGVKMLARFIDRIPDFPPELESILTHIIASHHGRLEFGSPVTPKIPEAMVVNFADEIDAKLNAVFEVFDEMETNNWEKVEMLKSDIFKFEI